The following DNA comes from Saccopteryx leptura isolate mSacLep1 chromosome 7, mSacLep1_pri_phased_curated, whole genome shotgun sequence.
attcaCATAAATTTGCTTCACATGTATCCCaaaatttcatctttcttttgCCTCCACTGTCTTCTTTCTCCCGAAgtcccaccaccatcaccactcccTCACATAGATGATTGAGAGTAGACAGTGTCTAAATTGATTGGTGACTTACTTTTCCACACAGTGATATTAGGGGAAATAAATGACCTAATTCATATAGATCCTTAACCTGttttatatagagatatataaaaatcataaggatttttttcccttttaacaaCTTACTTGTCTAATAAGCAAGCTTACAGTTGTGGCTTCTTTTCCTGACAATATGTTTAAATGTATACACtacaagcaatttttttttaagtgtagagCTGTAGAACTGTGAACAAGATGCAAAGCTTGCAGCTAAAGACCTGGGAAAAGACAAAGCAGTTAAACTGCGGCTAATAAGCTACGTTCCAGTTCACCCACTAGAGAATGCTAATATTTCTGGGTAAGTCGGTAGCAAATGTAAAAAATCCCTGTTATCTTCAATTGCTATAAAAACCAATACTCATCTGTCCCAAGCTGACTGAACATTCAGATTGTTAAGAATGATTAGAATATGACTGTTTTcctttcatgttctcttccctGCAGAAACACAGTGCTCGGTGCCTGTACAGTGTACGGATAAAACAGATAAACAAGAAGCACTTTTTAAGCCTCAGGCTAAAGATGATATAAATAGAAGTGCACCCTGCATCACGTCTGTCACACCTAGAGGACTGGGCCAAGATGAGGAAGACACCTCTTTTGAATCACTTTCTAAGTTCAATGTCAAGTTTCCACCTATGGACAGCGACTCTCCGTTCTTACACAGCACTCCAGAAAGACCCAGCGTCCTCAGTCCTGCCGCATCAGAGCCTGTGTGTCAGGATAAATTCAATATGGAAATCGGAGACAATCCGGGAAACTTTGTTAAAACAGAAGAAACTTTATTTGAAATTCAGGGAATTGACCCCATATTTTCAGCTATACAAAACCTTAAAACAACCGATAGTATAAAATCCTCAAATCTTGTCAACACTTCTATCAGGACAACTCTGGACAGAGCTCTGTATTTGCCACCTGGAGACCACAATGCATTATATGCAAATACAGCCCCACTTCAGGACCCATCTGATTCACCTTTTCCTTCACTTGATTCCTCAGGAAAAGCTATCCGAGGACCACAGCAGGTAACTGTTTCGCATTAACAAATATATTATGTGTGAACACACATTTTGCCCTACAGGCACAGATATGCATCTCTTTCAGGTTATTGGACATCCTTTTAAACTGATGACTAGCCAAATGCAAGCTCTCAATAAAAGATGCGGGCTCTATACTAAATTacatgaaattataaaacatgaacATGGTAAAGCTTCATTATAAAACACCTTAAAATGTATGGCACATTTTTAAGTACATGTAAGTCTTACCCATATCTAGCGTGTGTCACTCCTTAGTCCCTTTTTCAGAGCTCTTTTACTCAGCATCAGTGTTATAATAGGgttctttattaaatttcataCTGTGAAACAaatgacatttgtttttattaaaatgtttgtgtAGATCATACTCACCTTTACAAAAATCCATGATTTTTCATAATAATTACATTCTA
Coding sequences within:
- the TANK gene encoding TRAF family member-associated NF-kappa-B activator isoform X5, which encodes MDKNMGEQLNKAYEAFRQACMDRDSAVKELQQKERRQEVSSPRKETSPRSLGIPLFHERSCIEKTFWDLKEVFHRLCMLTKAQKDHLSKLNVPATATETQCSVPVQCTDKTDKQEALFKPQAKDDINRSAPCITSVTPRGLGQDEEDTSFESLSKFNVKFPPMDSDSPFLHSTPERPSVLSPAASEPVCQDKFNMEIGDNPGNFVKTEETLFEIQGIDPIFSAIQNLKTTDSIKSSNLVNTSIRTTLDRALYLPPGDHNALYANTAPLQDPSDSPFPSLDSSGKAIRGPQQPVWKPFPNQDSDLSSVLSGTDSELHIPRVCEFCQAVFPPSITSRGDFLRHLNSHFNGET